The genomic region TCCTTTTTGAGGACAAAGATAATTAATAACACAACATTCTATGTCTCATTGCTATCTTATTTATTTGATCATTTTGGGAGCTTCAATTCCTTGAGTAATTCAGTGAATGCCATCTGCAATGACCCATTGTCGGCCAATGCCAACACTCATCTAGCCTTCTCCTTCGCTAATGTCAGCCTCCCACTTAGATTCTCCCCTTCTTCTCCATGCCCTCAGCCTTCACAAGTTCCTTGCCATACTTCTCCATCACCTCCCCAACATTCATATCATCCACCACGAATATAATTCATAACATTCAGGCGGTAAAGGTCAATGTACACCAAACCGGTCAAATAAATAGTACTTTAGCATCTCTCAAGGGAAGTTTCAAATTTCACCTAAAATTTTCAATTAAAGTCATGTCAATAATTTAATCTTCTACCAATATTAAATACTATATGATAAATGTGATAGCTTAAATTCAAAGTAATAGATTGGATCCTCCCTTAACAATATGACTGGTAGATAGTTTTGAGAGGAAATCTGCATATATTTTAGCATAGACTTACCCAAAGAAGAAGTCATTATAACCGCTCAACAAATGACCTATAACATCTAATGTACCGAAGGGGAACAGATCAGATGACATGTTTTTGTAAGTCCTAGGATAACCAAAAAGCACATCATCATGACATGTCCTAAGTTGGAAGTGTGACACTTATGACCATGGTATGTAATTGATATATTCCAGTTGGAAGTGTGTCATCAGATGCAATGTGGAAGTGTGTCATTAGATGCAATGTGGAGGGAAGATATCAAGGATACTCATCGGAGTATATATGCGGTGGCACTGGAGCAGCTGATTACCGGTAGGAGAACGGCAGCCCCACTCGTGTACTGGTCGGCAGTCACAACCATGCAATTGTACCATCACTACTGCGTGTATTTGATGATTACAGAACTGTAGATTCAGGATCCAGAGATGGAAGAAGATATGTGTCGCCAATGTTACTGTCATTGATCCAAAAATCCCTAGGACGTCCTCCAGCAGCGGGCCCTCCAGTAGCATGGCACCGAGTGTGCGGCCCTCTCATCCTCTTCAACACCGCCAACCGCCTCACACTACTCCTTTCCTTGCTTATCTCCACCGCTGCTCACCTTCCCGCCGGCGCCATCCGTCGTGCCCTTCATCTGAcagcaaaaatattttttttatcaaTAGATAAAAGTAAATTCACTTCTGAAAAAATACTAAATTCATAATCCATATACGTGTTCATGATCTTATTCCATACGCATGTTCAGAAATGTCCCTAGAACAAATAAATTTGATCTTGCTATACATACGGAATGTAAAACTTAGATGGTCAGCCTGAAATAGTTCATTTCTGAATGCAAGTAGTACCGGAAACTACATAGCATTCACAACTTCCATAGTAGCCTATGGCATCGGACACTTGCATATTTGAAAGGCTCGCAAGCTGAAAGCTACACGTATCACACAAAAAACTCCAAGTACAGTTGATTATACTCTAACCCAGCCGGCAGTGCCACTCCCTTGATCAATCATGAGTTTGTGCTCTAGATTCACAAGTTTTCTCATTCTACACACTATACACTGCACATTAAAATACATGTATGAAAGGAAGAGAACCAGGTAGACTTGGTTCTCAAAGCATCTGAATAAAAAGAAGCAACATTTGCTTTTTACGTAACCCATATGAAAGAACTTGAATTAACAAAATACATGGATGCATATTAGTTTGGTTTTCTTAGAAATACAGGGATGAAAGGGAGTAGACCACCAATACCGAGCTCACCAATAATCCATTATACATATTTGCAATATAGACCAAAAATCCATTCAGTCCTAGAATTTTACAATATATATTTTCTATTAGTCATGAACAATCATTACAAACCCAAAATTCAATCACTTTAAAATAAGGAGCTCGATATCAGATTACCTGATCTTTCGTAGAGAAAAACAAAATACTAATTATTTTTTGCTAGAACAGCAAGAGGTCAGCCCAAAATAGTTGCTATAATCATATGCACAAATATAAGATAATTAACGATTCTGCACACGCATCAAGCTTCATTCTATGGGGTTGCGGCGCCCGGACAGGTGAGCACATCAAAATTTCCAGAAACACATCTCAGAAGTAACCGGCCATTTGGCAATATCAACTACCCCCTTTCCAGAAATATAAAGTGTATTTTAATTTTCTAGGCTCAAGCACTAATCAATGATTAATCTAATAACACATACTTTATGGCGCCACAAATTTGATATCATTAGCTTTGTGTCTCATGTTGTGATTTTCTGACTATGGCACTATGAATGTCTGAACTCAGACGATTATGATATGTAATGTTTTTGAACGGAGGGATGAAGCAACTGCGGATGCATTAGTTACCTCACGCATTTTATGCGCCTCATCAGGAGTACTGTAGTTTGCAGCACATTTGTCGAACATTTCAAGTATCCTGAAGACTCGATTCCTGGCGTGATTCAGATCTGAAGCGGACGACATCTCCTTGACAATTAGCTCTACCCATTCAATCCTGTTGGCTGGAGTATTCATCACCGGCACATCAGATGCCACTGCGATTAACAATCGTTCAAGAGTTAGACAAGATGCAAATTGTACGAATGGTGCTGTTTATAAAAAATATACATCTCTAGACATTACTATAACTATCAGGCAACAAGAGAGAGAAGCAGTCAGGATTATTTTTCAGTCATGTCAGCCATACCTCCAGATGAGGAGGCACCAGCATTGGTCGTTGCTGAATCCGATGCCAAATAATCCCTGAAGCTTCTGATGGCAGCATCCAAGACATTTCCCGACGCTTCGAGATAGCCCCGCGGAAGCTAGAAATTCCCCAAAATTACCCATTAGACATGTACAGAGCAAGATGGTACAAATCGGGGTTCTCAAGTCCACTGTTGTGGCATAAACCAAAGCTATACCAGGATTTCAGAAAACCATGGCAGAACTTCTGTGCACAAGGATATAACAAATGTGCAAGCTATTTGTTTTCAGTTATTTAGTTCAGACAGTTTACTTCTGAATCCTAAATTTAGCCATCATATGTGAGAAGAATTCAAAGTGGCGGGAGGGCAGGCGATCATGTCGGGTCGAAGGCGTGTACGATAATTGATCAGCAGAGGAATAATCCTCATGGGTGATTCCTACCCTGCTTCCCTGTAACGGTTTATACACGAAGCACTTGGCACACGCAAGAGAGAAATCGTGGTGGATGATTCTTCTGAACTTTTGATTTCCAATTCCATCAATCTCTGAACTCTTAGTCTATTCAAATTCAAGAAAGGGGATATGAATCGACAACAGAAATTTTTTTCAAGATTCAAGGCACAATCTTTCTTGCGGTGTAACCAAGTTCGattggttcttgtgatgaactgaaTCGGCGGGCTCTACTACACGTCTGCGCATGATCTACCAATCAACCGAAAGAACAAGAAGCGAAAGAAAGAGGTACGGAGCGGCGGCGGGGGTACCTGCGGATCGGCGCCGGGGAAGA from Triticum aestivum cultivar Chinese Spring chromosome 4A, IWGSC CS RefSeq v2.1, whole genome shotgun sequence harbors:
- the LOC123086100 gene encoding uncharacterized protein yields the protein MAVEVDDTRKHRVAAFLDDPFQVMQAKRGRCSPSATADSVADLGINMEFDPVEAVQFVFPGADPQLPRGYLEASGNVLDAAIRSFRDYLASDSATTNAGASSSGVASDVPVMNTPANRIEWVELIVKEMSSASDLNHARNRVFRILEMFDKCAANYSTPDEAHKMREMKGTTDGAGGKVSSGGDKQGKE